From one Montipora capricornis isolate CH-2021 chromosome 10, ASM3666992v2, whole genome shotgun sequence genomic stretch:
- the LOC138019488 gene encoding short transient receptor potential channel 4-associated protein-like, translating into MAKISCSRPKNLASRILGSQISGRGLRTSLLPEEFVQAVDRRMDFKAIPMVLAKLERSSSAQKFNLGKCSGCLKELSHLVSSNGNFLFAEYELPHVPDERLRIGQVINLFGGVELVLQVLFSPVTHGFRFCRTRPTRLQQDNLWSLCLDFIHNLCLMVDGVAVNLAKRNDLIRHLFTLLETGKTFNYALVVLEDLFGSRKELIDLDSIVNMRKLINIVDQKQLASLCRVLSFSLSDLESVEERSTLLAQDEVDKKGLSQKEMADNNQASLIGLREFLPRIVKLACHPLVERGAFSSAMLFDNAQAFLDMDNFHTFLQDVFLETGRLDNHLDPEEREEMPMIQSSFNRIHDLIHKVEVFYVLCLFLTGKHKIIVQKKLSDLKLIPGMCVLFDKMPWLKDSDRVNHDLLDLEDMVDHECTPQTALKIQFLRLVHSFCDRHENKHLLLTPKEVDELQDLYVQNDLEIPESLLNTNRKLCCSGEKGLLTKILETLIQCPTTAPLRFWLSRAIEGFLRGRASVGDQLFLIKRGLLEHLVDHITSDEIKPKEILQSSFDLLGELMKFNPFAFKRFDLVISDKQFEKFVSILTSNVVDSNMLIRCLVLSQEHFMSNRFYSGFATGSSKLGTLISNWEQMIFLLYKLINSITVGTLTQENVSCLNTTLVFLMFAHRHGRLPAYLMAFVREENIQKNPGFILTNLRLLLEFWKTHYLRRGKDCSALEQSSCISFDHWKQVVDILLSDSSSNTSVLHYLPSAFTRNC; encoded by the exons ATGGCGAAAATCAGTTGTTCGAGACCCAAAAACCTTGCTTCTAGAATCTTGGGTTCGCAAATCTCAGGGAGAGGTCTGAGAACCTCACTG ctACCCGAAGAATTCGTCCAAGCAGTTGATCGTCGTATGGACTTCAAAGCGATACCAATGGTTTTGGCCAAATTGGAACGAAGCAGTAGTGCACAGAAGTTTAATCTTGGGAAATGCTCGGGTTGTCTAAAG gAACTTTCACATTTAGTCTCCAGCAATGGAAATTTTTTGTTCGCGGAGTATGAGCTTCCACACGTTCCTGACGAAAGACTTCGCATTGGTCAAGTAATCAATTTATTCGGAGGGGTTGAG CTTGTGTTACAAGTGCTGTTTTCTCCAGTTACCCATGGCTTCAGGTTTTGCAGAACACGACCCACGA GGTTGCAACAGGACAATTTGTGGTCACTTTGTCTCGATTTCATTCACAATCTGTGTCTTATG GTTGATGGAGTAGCTGTTAATCTAGCAAAGAGGAATGACTTAATAAGGCATTTGTTTACACTTTTAGAAACAGGAAAAACCTTTAA ttATGCACTTGTGGTATTGGAGGATCTGTTTGGTTCCAGGAAGGAACTTATCGACTTGGATAGTATTG TAAATATGAGAAAACTGATAAATATAGTGGATCAGAAGCAGCTAGCAAGCCTTTGTCGAGTCCTGTCCTTTTCTCTGTCAGACCTAGAATCGGTGGAGGAAAGAAGCACTT TGCTTGCACAAGACGAAGTGGACAAAAAGGGCCTTTCCCAAAAGGAGATGGCAGACAACAATCAAG CTTCACTCATCGGATTAAGGGAGTTCCTTCCAAGAATTGTCAAGCTTGCCTGTCATCCACTAG tggAGAGAGGTGCTTTCTCCAGTGCTATGTTGTTTGACAATGCACAAGCGTTTCTTGATATGGATAATTTCCACACCTTCTTGCAAGATGTTTTTTTAGAAACTGGAAGACTTGATAATCATCTTG ATCCTGAAGAACGGGAGGAGATGCCAATGATTCAATCAAGCTTTAATCGCATCCATGAT ctgATTCATAAGGTGGAGGTGTTTTATGTTCTCTGTTTGTTCTTGACTGGAAAACACAAGATAATT GTACAGAAAAAGCTCTCAGATTTGAAGCTAATTCCTGGCATGTGTGTGTTGTTTGACAAGATGCCATGGCTTAAAGACAGTGACAGAGT GAATCATGACTTGTTAGACCTAGAAGATATGGTGGACCATGAATGCACACCACAAACTGCATTGAAAATTCAGTTCCTGCGACTTGTCCACAGTTTTTGTGACCGGCATGA GAACAAGCATCTTCTTTTGACTCCCAAAGAAGTTGATGAACTTCAAGATCTGTACG tTCAAAATGACCTTGAGATTCCTGAAAGTTTGTTAAACACAAACAG GAAGCTTTGTTGTTCCGGAGAAAAAGGACTTCTAACAAAAATTTTGGAGACTTTGATTCAATGTCCTACAACTGCACCTTTAAG GTTTTGGCTTTCAAGAGCGATTGAGGGATTTCTCAGGGGCAGAGCATCTGTTGGGGACCAGCTGTTTCTTATCAAGAGAGGTCTTCTTGAG CACCTTGTTGATCATATCACAAGTGATGAAATCAAGCCAAAGGAAATTCTTCAAAGTAGCTTTGATTTGCTTGGGGAACTAATGAAGTTCAATCCTTTTGCATTCAAGAGATTTGACCTTGTAATCAGTGACAAACAG TTTGAGAAGTTTGTATCCATCCTGACATCAAATGTGGTAGATTCCAATATGCTTATTCGCTGTCTGGTGTTGTCTCAAGAACATTTCATGTCTAACAGATTCTATTCTG GTTTTGCCACTGGTTCATCCAAGCTAGGCACTCTCATAAGCAATTGGGAACAGATGATCTTTTTGCTTTACAAGCTTATTAACTCGATAACTGTTGGAACCCTCACTCAa GAGAATGTCAGCTGTCTCAACACCACTCTTGTATTTCTGATGTTTGCACACAGACATGGTCGCCTTCCAGCCTATCTCATG GCTTTTGTCAGGGAAGAGAACATTCAGAAGAATCCAGGATTCATCCTGACAAACTTGAG ACTTCTGTTGGAATTCTGGAAGACCCACTACTTGAGACGAGGGAAGGACTGCTCAGCCCTTGAACAG agCTCGTGTATCAGCTTTGATCACTGGAAGCAAGTGGTGGACATTCTCTTGTCAGACTCTTCATCTAATACATCTGTTCTCCATTATCTGCCGTCAGCGTTCACAAGAAATTGCTGA